The following are encoded together in the Apodemus sylvaticus chromosome 11, mApoSyl1.1, whole genome shotgun sequence genome:
- the LOC127696038 gene encoding prefoldin subunit 1: MAASVDLELKKAFTELQAKVIDTQQKVKLADIQIEQLNRTKKHAHLTDTEIMTLVDETNMYEGVGRMFILQSKEVIHNQLLEKQKIAEEKIKELEQKKSYLERSVKEAEDNIREMLMARRAQ, from the coding sequence ATGGCCGCCTCCGTGGATCTGGAGTTGAAGAAGGCCTTCACAGAACTTCAAGCCAAAGTCATTGATACTCAACAGAAGGTGAAGCTTGCAGACATACAGATTGAACAGCTGAACAGAACGAAAAAGCACGCACACCTCACGGACACAGAGATCATGACGCTGGTAGATGAGACTAACATGTATGAAGGCGTAGGGAGAATGTTTATTCTACAGTCCAAGGAAGTAATTCATAACCAGCtgttagaaaaacagaaaatagcagaagaaaaaattaaagagctAGAGCAGAAAAAGTCCTACCTGGAGCGGAGCGTTAAGGAAGCTGAGGACAACATCCGCGAGATGCTGATGGCTCGGAGGGCACAGTAG